The following coding sequences lie in one Apium graveolens cultivar Ventura chromosome 3, ASM990537v1, whole genome shotgun sequence genomic window:
- the LOC141712119 gene encoding uncharacterized protein LOC141712119: MSKIKIASLCSLVDWKSMADWGPVVIAVVLFVLLTPGLLFQLPGKSRAIEFANFQTSGVSILVHTIIFFGLITIFLIAIGVHITTG, translated from the exons ATGTCAAAAATCAAGATAGCCAG TTTGTGCTCCTTGGTCGACTGGAAAAGCATGGCAGATTGGGGACCGGTGGTGATAGCGGTGGTTCTCTTTGTGCTGTTGACACCAGGGCTGCTGTTTCAGCTTCCGGGTAAAAGTAGAGCCATAGAGTTTGCAAACTTTCAAACAAGCGGCGTGTCTATATTAGTTCACACAATCATTTTCTTCGGCCTAATCACTATCTTCCTCATTGCCATTGGTGTCCATATCACTACGGGATAA
- the LOC141712120 gene encoding uncharacterized protein LOC141712120: MSDWGPVFVAVVLFILLTPGLVVQIPGHNKLVEFGSFRTSGASILVHSLIYFLLISLFLLAIGVHLYVAT; the protein is encoded by the coding sequence ATGTCAGACTGGGGACCAGTGTTTGTAGCAGTGGTGTTGTTCATACTACTAACACCCGGACTTGTGGTTCAGATTCCAGGGCATAACAAGCTGGTTGAGTTTGGTAGCTTCAGGACAAGCGGTGCATCCATTTTGGTTCACTCCCTTATTTACTTTCTTCTCATTTCTCTCTTCTTGTTAGCCATTGGTGTTCACTTGTATGTTGCTACTTAA